One stretch of Microplitis mediator isolate UGA2020A chromosome 9, iyMicMedi2.1, whole genome shotgun sequence DNA includes these proteins:
- the LOC130674393 gene encoding uncharacterized protein LOC130674393, with amino-acid sequence MGRDSRKVSRELRSSEKINKSRSVKRKNVFNPKTAERDESIQSTSSKKLKQNTEDDVPEDSSTEFRIINFIQVFTAISALIKCKKCDGNVVFQTASTRGLGFKIVVACNNCGNEYIPSCSFVGHSYEINRRFIFVMRILGIGYEGLCKFCGLMDMPSFLDKSTHTILLKQILNCSKAVAETFMTKAVNEEKQAMPTTENEDINHLTVSGDGTWQKRGYTSSFGVSSIIGYFTGKILDINIKSAYCKLCEYWKKKTNTVEFEEWYQSHEDVCSANHQGSSGKMEVDAMVEMFSYSETKYGVKYANYIGDGDSKTYSGIIKSDPYENTTVNKKECIGHVQKRMGSRLRTLKSKQKGLGGRGKLTGKLIDKLTVYYGLAIRRHCDSIENMKSAIMATFYHYGSSDEKPNHDMCPKGEESWCSYQRAEARGELDTFSHDYSPLPSDVLKAIKPIYEDLSNENLLSRCVGGFNQNNNESFNQLVWKICPKTVNTSFTIVQIAAYVAMCIFNEGINSLLVLMNTLGLNCGPNSHRYAERMDAARIKVADKRANDNTREGRLQRRHQQIDILEAAMSAEELLYGPGIDDSV; translated from the exons atgggacgtgattctagaaaggtttcaagagaacttcggagttctgaaaaaattaataagtcgcgttcagtcaaaagaaagaatgtttttaatccgaaaacagccgaacgtgatgaaagtattcagagtacatcttctaaaaaattaaaacaaaacactgaagatgatgtacctgaagacagcagtactgaatttcgaataataaattttattcaggtattcactgcaatttctgctcttataaaatgtaaaaaatgtgatggaaatgtagtgtttcaaacagcaagtacacgtgggctgggattcaaaattgtagttgcatgtaataactgtggaaatgaatatattccttcctgttctttcgttgggcattcttatgaaataaacagacgtttcatttttgtaatgagaatactaggaataggatacgaaggattgtgcaagttttgcggcctgatggacatgccgtcttttttagataaatctacgcatacaattttactgaaacagattttgaattgtagtaaagccgtcgcagaaaccttcatgacgaaagctgtgaatgaagaaaagcaagcaatgccaacaactgaaaatgaagatataaatcatctaactgtatcgggagatggaacctggcaaaaacggggatatacatcgtcatttggagtttcttctataattggctattttactggaaagattcttgacataaacattaaaagtgcatattgtaagctatgtgagtattggaaaaaaaaaacaaatactgttgagttcgaggaatggtatcaatcgcatgaagatgtgtgttctgctaatcatcaagggtcttctgggaaaatggaggtggatgcgatggtcgaaatgttttcgtattctgaaactaaatatggagttaagtatgccaactatattggtgatggtgactccaagacctattcaggaattataaaatcagatccttacgaaaatacaactgtaaataaaaaggaatgtatagggcatgtccaaaagcggatggggagtcgattacgtacgctgaagagtaaacaaaaaggtcttggtggtcgaggtaagctcacaggaaaattaatagacaaactaactgtgtactatggtttagcaatacgccggcattgtgattctattgaaaatatgaaatctgctataatggcaaccttttatcactacggctcgagtgatgaaaaaccgaatcatgatatgtgtccaaaaggcgaagaatcttggtgctcttaccagcgcgctgaagcaagaggagagcttgataccttttctcacgattattctcctttaccttctgatgttttaaaagctatcaagcctatatacgaagatcttagtaatgaaaatttactttcaagatgtgtaggtggattcaatcagaataataatgaaagctttaaccaactagtatggaaaatatgcccaaaaacggtaaatactagttttaccatcgtacaaatagctgcatacgttgctatgtgtatatttaatgagggtataaattcattattagtcttgatgaatacactaggacttaattgtgggcctaattctcatcggtatgcagaaagaatggatgctgcacgtatcaaagtagcagataagcgcgctaatgataacacccgagaaggtcgattgcaacgtaggcaccagcaaatcgatattttggaagctgctatgtcggctgaagagctattatatggtccaggaatagatgactcagt atga
- the LOC130674781 gene encoding uncharacterized protein LOC130674781, translated as MQLWALVLWSQSCERDILKYDSIKFNKSGDASAKCKNKFYALQILRTSEDKEWLESLEVDTNGNVKLPQNLQDNNKAGKEKENGAKKKKTPVNNAEGKSSIDGVKNILGDIFPSSKVAESSSSDGDLSDRGYSPTQEEKIVDPRTGSRVTIVKANIEYDKRIEKKFVCSTCKASQKDFTRGYEISIELMDFFREKISQFGTQKTDHLKPPSQSLQSTISTAKSSGSIFQPSEFHSTKIKDVSDQAEHHDLDFNRYSRSLDPTLVLKPKDCSSGYRKQSSSQHSRKILPNNQGPLKQPKKAADSHLITYNSPSPENLSPYRSHPTQEQVIISPSPSTGIKLNPQPKESSNKDPVKRIINNKTDDKDDLPPWNVASDKKEQLGENSGVFINSVNLKYVKTKFKEDSPETARRLFKYIIGEEL; from the exons ATGCAACTCTGGGCTCTTGTCTTATGGTCTCAATCGTGCGAAcgtgatattttaaaatatgatagCATTAAATTCAACAAATCTGGTGACGCATCGGccaaatgtaaaaataagttttatgcATTACAAATCCTACGCACAAGcg AAGATAAAGAATGGCTAGAATCTTTGGAGGTTGATACTAATGGTAATGTTAAGTTACCACAAAATCTACAAGACAACAACAAGGCGgggaaagagaaagagaacgGCGCAAAGAAGAAGAAAACTCCAGTAAACAATGCTGAGGGAAAAAGCTCTATAGACGGCGTGAAAAATATCCTTGGTGATATTTTTCCATCATCAAAGGTTGCAGAGTCCTCAAGTTCTGACGGTGATCTTTCGGATCGTGGGTATTCACCAACTCAGGAGGAGAAAATAGTCGATCCTCGCACTGGATCTAGAGTCACAATCGTAAAGGCTAATATTGAGTATGATAAacggattgaaaaaaaatttgtttgcagTACTTGTAAAGCTTCTCAAAAAG ATTTTACAAGAGGCTACGAGATAAGTATAGAGTTAATGGATTTTTTCCGGGAAAAAATAAGCCAATTTGGTACACAGAAAACAGACCATTTGAAGCCACCGTCTCAGTCTCTTCAGTCTACGATTTCAACTGCAAAGTCTTCCGGAAGTATTTTTCAGCCTTCTGAATTCCATTCGACTAAGATCAAAGATGTCTCAGACCAAGCTGAACATCATGACTTGGATTTTAATCGATACTCTCGCAGTCTAGATCCGACATTAGTGCTCAAGCCTAAAGATTGTTCCAGTGGATATCGTAAACAATCTAGTTCTCAAcactcaagaaaaattttaccgAACAACCAAGGACCTCTGAAACAACCCAAGAAAGCTGCTGATTCTCATCTTATTACTTACAATTCTCCTAGCCCTGAAAATTTGTCTCCGTATCGTTCTCATCCGACACAAGAACAAGTCATTATTTCTCCGTCACCAAGTActggaataaaattgaatcCACAACCTAAAGAATCGTCAAACAAAGATCCTgttaaaagaataattaataataaaactgatgACAAGGACGATCTGCCTCCATGGAACGTTGCATCAGATAAAAAA GAACAGCTTGGGGAAAATTCTGGCGTTTTCATTAACAGTGTGAATTTAAAGTACGTGAAAACTAAATTCAAAGAGGATTCTCCTGAAACAGCACGACGTTTATTCAAGTACATCATTGGCGAAGAACTATGA